AGTCATTCCCACAAGAGAAAAtaatcttttcaaaaatttctccTCAGCTGtattaattaattggaaatgaGATAAAACCGTATATATAAGTAGCCAAGAAAAAGAACGATAATTTCATgtgtaaaaataattacttgcaTTGGTTGAATCTTTCACAGTGAAGAAAATGCCTTCTTGAGAGGAGGACTGGAAAAGCAACCGAATCCTTATTAATCTTTAATTGATCGTCTGTCGAGCTCGTCCCTTGCAATGATAGGCCTGTGCCACACGATTTATAAACTTAAgcagatcatcatcatcatccatatATGGAAATATCATAACATAAATCTTTAGAAAGGCCAAAGTTATGAAGGCATAATTAGATTTTACACATTCAAATCCAAGGTTGAATATAACATAAGAGACAATATGAACTGTAAAATATATTATGGAAAGATATTTAAGTCTGATTTAGTTAGGAATATTGCACCGATTAACTAActaaaatttttccaaatatatgaTATATTGGCAAATTACAACTTGCATTGTCATTAGGCTAATTGGGTTCCATCTCTTCACCGAAGTCCATTAAATCCAAAAGCCTAAATTGTTTTTCAGGCATCGCGAATTATGTAATGTGGTCTAACTCTACGACATAACCTTTTGCATCAAAGTTCCATACACGAAGAAGAGAATCATTGGAGCAAAACTGATCATATCATTTCTTACCTACTTTGCTTGTCAATTTGGTCGAGCGATTTGAGTTCAAGAAAGTTCGATGGCTGATCTCTCTCGTAAGATCCAGCGAGAAGCTGTGAGTTCGCACCTTCGTCTTTTTTCAGAAACTTATTATTGGGGAGACACAACTGCGAAGCCATCGAAATCGGATCGAGCTCTAACGGATTATTGTACATCGAGCTCGTCCCTTCCATTACCGGGACCGTGCTGCTAAAATCATTGTAGAAGGGATCAGGACGAACGAGCTTATGAAATAAAATCAGTGCCAATGAACGTTTGATTTTTGAGACGTACAACATAGTGACaggaaatcaattttatttcgaacattttgttcattttgatcAGAAGCAATTCTTTAAATTGAAAGATGGAGACATTTTTATAAAggcaaatttcgaatttcaaaatcaagtaaaaatatCGTTCCACATTtccagtttaaaaaaaaaaaaaacttaacacTGCTTTATCAACGAATCTAGAGAAATATATGCATGCTAAGTTGAGGATCGAACCTGATTATCTGTTCATCAAGAAAATTCAGTAGCCGGTCGCCTTGGCAAACACGATTCGCACCCGAGGGTTCATCAACTCGACACGATGAAGTCGACGCTCCGAAATCGTCCGTCACGAAATAATCACGCATCAAAACCTCTTGATCTTCACTCGATTTTTGCGCCAACCCTAGATCGTCATCCTCGACATTGTTATCAGTACTAAGCTCCGAGCCGCGAAGCAAGGCCAGCAGCTGATGGGTATGCCTGAGCTCGCACTCCACCAGCCGGACCCTGGCGGCCAGATCGCGGATCATGCGGTAGCACCCGCCGACGCGGTCGAAGGCCCTCACGTTGGACTCGAAGATGATGGTCTCCATGGCGGTCCTGCGGAGCTCGGGCGGGAGGAGCCTGGTCAGCTCGTTCATGTTCCTGAGGCCGTAGAGGGAGCGGGCATTGGCGAAGGTCTGGGGGAGGGCGGCGGGGAAGAACTCGGCCCATTGGCAGTCGGGACGGCACTTCCGGCGCTGGTGCCGGCACGCCGCGCACGCCCGCGAGTCGGGCCTGTTGGCGCTGGCGGTGGTCGGCATGGCCCTTCTGGCCGTTCGTTTGCTTTTAATTGTGATAGGGAGTGATTTGCGGGGGGGAGAGAGATGCAGAATATCTGTGCGTGGGAAGTGGAGCAAGTGAAGAGAGAGATTTCATATTAAGTAACCGAAAGGTGTTGTGTGTGAAATGGTggatatggagagagagagagacagacagggAGAGGCGGTACGTGGGGGGGTGTTTGTTATTGATATTTGGTACATCTCTTTGAGCTATTTTCACTGAATGTTCTTGCTTGTTGGTTATTGGCTCTTTGGATATCTCATCCTTGTATCTTCCCATCCAAGCAAAACAAGGGttaagacttttctttttctttcttgctttttcttataattcattcTTATTTATCTTCCCATCCAAGCAAAACAAGGGttaagacttttcttttctttcttgctttttcttatACTTCATTCTTATTTATCTTCCCATCCAAGCAAAACAAGGGttaagacttttcttttctttcttgctttttcttatACTTCATtcatatttccaaaaatatgTTGATCATCCCTCTCTGTTAAAGATGAGTAGGAGAGTAGGAAGGGATGTCAATTTTTGGGttccaa
This genomic stretch from Eucalyptus grandis isolate ANBG69807.140 chromosome 3, ASM1654582v1, whole genome shotgun sequence harbors:
- the LOC104439988 gene encoding LOB domain-containing protein 22-like, which gives rise to MPTTASANRPDSRACAACRHQRRKCRPDCQWAEFFPAALPQTFANARSLYGLRNMNELTRLLPPELRRTAMETIIFESNVRAFDRVGGCYRMIRDLAARVRLVECELRHTHQLLALLRGSELSTDNNVEDDDLGLAQKSSEDQEVLMRDYFVTDDFGASTSSCRVDEPSGANRVCQGDRLLNFLDEQIIRFDPQLSMHIFL